A genomic window from Maylandia zebra isolate NMK-2024a linkage group LG20, Mzebra_GT3a, whole genome shotgun sequence includes:
- the LOC106675489 gene encoding galactose-specific lectin nattectin: protein MMLCSGLSSTLLLAATCSLITSGFIRAQVSPPVTPISTGRVVTSNGLSVPRLSCVGGMIIVRSAEYRCGGEVICSHGDAVNNVRNSCDGKTECDIKSNITYDPGVCKYLETTYDCFPRQSVTCEGSQANLQCAPSCPAGWTRFGGRCFIFNSSMKTWTDAESSCQTLGGNLASFHSTAEYTFIRELTRTAAGSYLTAWVGGNDRENETVWKWSDGSQFDFTNWGNGEPDNSGGGQDCMEINFNGRDYVNDQRCNSQRGFVCVRDTNCSFVS, encoded by the exons ATGATGCTCTGCTCCGGACTCAGCAGCACACTGT tGCTGGCAGCAACCTGTTCACTCATCACTTCAG gcTTTATCAGAGCTCAAGTTTCTCCTCCTGTGACCCCCATATCCACAGGGAGAGTGGTCACCTCTAACGGCCTCAGTGTTCCTCGCCTGAGCTGTG TGGGTGGAATGATCATTGTGAGGTCAGCTGAGTACAGATGTGGAGGTGAAGTAATCTGCTCTCACGGTGACGCTGTGAACAACGTGAGGAACAG CTGTGATGGAAAAACCGAGTGtgacataaagtcaaacattacTTATGATCCTGGAGTCTGCAAATACCTGGAGACCACCTACGACTGCTTCCCAC GCCAAAGTGTAACATGTGAAGGATCTCAGGCAAACCTTCAGTGTG CTCCTTCCTGCCCTGCTGGTTGGACTCGGTTTGGAGGtcgctgtttcatctttaacaGCAGCATGAAGACCTGGACTGATGCTGAG AGTTCCTGTCAGACACTCGGTGGAAATCTGGCCTCATTCCACAGCACAGCTGAGTACACCTTCATCAGAGAGCTCACTCGCACAGCAGCAGGGTCGTATCTGACAGCTTGGGTTGGAGGCAACGACAGAGAGAAT GAAACTGTGTGGAAGTGGAGTGATGGTTCCCAGTTTGACTTCACAAACTGGGGTAATGGAGAACCTGACAACTCTGGAGGAGGTCAAGATTGTATGGAGATAAACTTTAATG GACGAGATTATGTCAACGACCAAAGATGTAACTCACAGAGAGGGTTTGTTTGTGTCAGAGACACAAACTGCTCCTTCGTGTCCTGA
- the atp6ap1a gene encoding ATPase H+ transporting accessory protein 1a, which yields MAAGALQRRRITAAVAVFLALLNVLKLASCDEQVPLLLWTSGSISLPAQAPPTAGHIVGQQQLASYLEKALDVGPHNIVLFLQDKMSIEDFTMYGGAFGNKQDNVFPNLEGALMSSSSSLVLPAVSWPASNAVIGQLQDQLDTSPLYMDPETLSQLRLNASSPALLVFRLPYGIGADLLSAKEILSGNDEVIGQVLNIMKSQSVPYTAIYTALRPSREAASLSVEAGLGGGRSLLQVRGGHKERGREREKQRRTQERAETYPPVEFKEGENSCILLWAKSLSVSILRSGRWEEHDLTPSTFGEGVTPNLDGSSCNKTKASLVLNYKNVLNHRSFKLIFALSQRNYNVSARRWFTLDAVELEYDGTKATFNGSRNIYAPAEYSYRCESVTSFQWPLLIPRTSKDPANQWRVSFEDFQIQGFNVSGGEFSYASDCAGFFSPGIWMGLITSLLMVLVLTYGLHMIMQLRTMDRFDDPKGPAISVPQTE from the exons ATGGCGGCGGGGGCACTGCAGCGGCGGCGCATCACTGCGGCTGTGGCCGTTTTTCTCGCTTTATTGAACGTGTTGAAGCTGGCGAGCTGCGACGAGCAGGTGCCGCTCCTGCTGTGGACCAGCGGAAG CATCTCCCTGCCAGCTCAGGCTCCTCCAACAGCCGGGCACATCGTTGGGCAGCAGCAGCTGGCCTCCTACCTGGAGAAAGCTCTGGACGTCGGACCACATAACATAGTCCTCTTCCTTCAGGACAAG ATGAGCATCGAGGACTTCACCATGTATGGAGGAGCCTTTGGAAACAAGCAGGATAATGTGTTTCCAAACCTGGAG ggagctctgatgtcatcatcctcctctctgGTTTTACCTGCTGTTTCCTGGCCTGCATCCAATGCAGTGATTGGCCAGCTGCAGGACCAATTGGACACCTCCCCTCTGTACATGGACCCTGAGACGCTGAGCCAGCTGAGACTGAACGCCTCGTCGCCTGCTCTGCTCGTGTTCAGACTGCCCTACGGCATCGG AGCTGATCTCTTGTCAGCGAAAGAGATTCTCAGTGGAAACG ATGAAGTGATTGGTCAGGTGCTGAACATCATGAAGTCGCAGTCTGTTCCGTATACGGCTATCTACACCGCCCTGCGGCCCTCCAGG GAGGCagcgtctctctctgtggaggCCGGTCTGGGTGGGGGGCGCTCGCTGCTGCAGGTCAGAGGGGGACACAAGGAGAGGGGTAGAGAACGGGAGAAGCAGCGGAGGACCCAGGAGAGGGCTGAAACGTACCCACCCGTCGAGTTCAAG gagggggagaacAGCTGCATCCTGCTGTGGGCTAAAAGCCTGTCGGTGAGCATCCTGCGCAGCGGTCGCTGGGAGGAGCACGACCTCACCCCGTCCACCTTTGGAGAAGGCGTCACCCCCAACCTCGACGGCTCAAGCTGCAACAAAACCAAAGCCAG tttggtTCTGAATTATAAGAACGTGCTGAACCACCGCAGCTTCAAACTGAT CTTTGCTCTGAGTCAGCGGAATTACAATGTGTCGGCACGGCGCTGGTTCACGCTGGACGCCGTGGAGCTGGAGTACGACGGTACCAAAGCCACGTTTAACGGCAGCAGGAACATTTACGCTCCCGCCGAGTACTCGTACCGCTGCGAGTCCGTCACCAGCTTCCAGTGGCCGCTGCTCATCCCGCGCACATCCAAAGACCCAGCCAATCAGTGGAGGGTCtcctttgaagacttccag ATTCAGGGCTTTAATGTGAGCGGTGGTGAATTCTCGTACGCCAGCGACTGCGCCGGCTTCTTCTCCCCAGGGATCTGGATGGGTCTGATCACCAGTCTGCTCATGGTCCTGGTGCTCACCTACGGCCTGCACATGATCATGCAGCTGCGCACGATGGACCGCTTTGATGATCCCAAAGGCCCGGCCATCTCTGTGCCACAGACAGAGTAA
- the LOC101470769 gene encoding rhamnose-binding lectin isoform X2: MLCSGLSNTLLLAATCLLASSGVTRAKRFVPSTATAISSTRVITCDGHLVQHLCCESGVIVVESVEHTCGDEEHCSQHHKLKAIKKSCDGKKTCDIDIQIFGTPVPGACKYLDTTFACFPAVHSTACEGSNANLRCDEGEAIVVYWADYGRRDTTTCSQHRPTHEIQNAHCPNPTTKVADSCNGKSSCIIEASNSVFGDPCPGTYKYLEVAYDCELHTVACEGSQANLHCDDGHIIAVHWANYGRRDTTTCSYQRPECEIQNARCINPTSKVADSCNGKRSCIIEASNSVFGDPCPGTYKYLEVAYDCPFHSITCEHSYANLHCDEGHVIVVLSAEYGRDDSTTCSYKRPPAQLSNTQCSIPTSKVAESCNGRNSCSIKVRNSMFGDPCPGTYKYLEVVYTCEIFF; encoded by the exons ATGCTCTGCTCCGGACTCAGCAACACGCTGT TGCTGGCAGCAACATGTTTACTCGCGAGTTCAG GTGTAACCCGAGCCAAACGTTTTGTCCCGTCCACTGCGACTGCCATATCCAGCACCAGAGTGATCACCTGCGACGGCCACCTGGTCCAGCACCTGTGCTGTG AGAGCGGCGTGATCGTTGTGGAGTCAGTCGAGCACACATGTGGAGATGAAGAACACTGCTCTCAGCACCacaaactgaaggccatcaagAAGAG CTGTGACGGAAAGAAAACGTGTGACATAGACATCCAGATCTTTGGTACTCCTGTTCCCGGCGCCTGCAAATACCTGGACACCACCTTCGCCTGCTTCCCAGCAG TCCACAGCACAGCGTGTGAAGGATCCAACGCAAACCTTCGGTGTG ATGAAGGAGAGGCTATAGTCGTCTACTGGGCTGACTACGGGCGCCGCGATACGACCACATGCTCTCAGCATCGTCCAACCCACGAGATCCAAAACGCCCATTGCCCCAATCCCACCACTAAAGTCGCTGACAG CTGTAACGGGAAAAGCAGCTGCATTATTGAAGCGAGCAACTCAGTGTTTGGAGACCCGTGTCCAGGCACCTACAAGTACCTGGAGGTGGCCTACGACTGTGAGC TGCACACCGTAGCATGTGAAGGGTCTCAGGCAAACCTTCATTGTG ATGACGGACACATTATCGCCGTCCACTGGGCTAATTACGGACGCCGCGATACGACCACGTGCTCTTACCAGCGTCCAGAATGTGAGATCCAGAATGCCCGATGCATCAATCCCACGTCTAAAGTAGCTGACAG CTGTAACGGGAAAAGGAGCTGCATTATCGAAGCGAGCAACTCAGTGTTTGGAGACCCGTGTCCAGGCACCTACAAGTACCTGGAGGTGGCCTACGACTGTCCGT tccaCAGTATCACATGTGAACATTCTTATGCAAACCTTCATTGTG ATGAAGGACACGTTATAGTCGTCCTGTCGGCTGAATACGGCCGCGATGACTCGACCACGTGCTCTTACAAACGTCCTCCCGCTCAGCTCAGTAACACCCAGTGCTCAATTCCCACCAGCAAAGTAGCCGAGAG CTGTAACGGCAGAAACAGCTGTTCCATCAAAGTAAGGAACTCTATGTTTGGAGACCCGTGTCCAGGCACCTACAAGTACCTGGAGGTGGTCTACACCTGCGAGA tcTTCTTCTGA
- the LOC101470769 gene encoding rhamnose-binding lectin isoform X1 gives MLCSGLSNTLLLAATCLLASSGVTRAKRFVPSTATAISSTRVITCDGHLVQHLCCESGVIVVESVEHTCGDEEHCSQHHKLKAIKKSCDGKKTCDIDIQIFGTPVPGACKYLDTTFACFPAVHSTACEGSNANLRCDEGEAIVVYWADYGRRDTTTCSQHRPTHEIQNAHCPNPTTKVADSCNGKSSCIIEASNSVFGDPCPGTYKYLEVAYDCELHTVACEGSQANLHCDDGHIIAVHWANYGRRDTTTCSYQRPECEIQNARCINPTSKVADSCNGKRSCIIEASNSVFGDPCPGTYKYLEVAYDCPFHSITCEHSYANLHCDEGHVIVVLSAEYGRDDSTTCSYKRPPAQLSNTQCSIPTSKVAESCNGRNSCSIKVRNSMFGDPCPGTYKYLEVVYTCENVIEEDNP, from the exons ATGCTCTGCTCCGGACTCAGCAACACGCTGT TGCTGGCAGCAACATGTTTACTCGCGAGTTCAG GTGTAACCCGAGCCAAACGTTTTGTCCCGTCCACTGCGACTGCCATATCCAGCACCAGAGTGATCACCTGCGACGGCCACCTGGTCCAGCACCTGTGCTGTG AGAGCGGCGTGATCGTTGTGGAGTCAGTCGAGCACACATGTGGAGATGAAGAACACTGCTCTCAGCACCacaaactgaaggccatcaagAAGAG CTGTGACGGAAAGAAAACGTGTGACATAGACATCCAGATCTTTGGTACTCCTGTTCCCGGCGCCTGCAAATACCTGGACACCACCTTCGCCTGCTTCCCAGCAG TCCACAGCACAGCGTGTGAAGGATCCAACGCAAACCTTCGGTGTG ATGAAGGAGAGGCTATAGTCGTCTACTGGGCTGACTACGGGCGCCGCGATACGACCACATGCTCTCAGCATCGTCCAACCCACGAGATCCAAAACGCCCATTGCCCCAATCCCACCACTAAAGTCGCTGACAG CTGTAACGGGAAAAGCAGCTGCATTATTGAAGCGAGCAACTCAGTGTTTGGAGACCCGTGTCCAGGCACCTACAAGTACCTGGAGGTGGCCTACGACTGTGAGC TGCACACCGTAGCATGTGAAGGGTCTCAGGCAAACCTTCATTGTG ATGACGGACACATTATCGCCGTCCACTGGGCTAATTACGGACGCCGCGATACGACCACGTGCTCTTACCAGCGTCCAGAATGTGAGATCCAGAATGCCCGATGCATCAATCCCACGTCTAAAGTAGCTGACAG CTGTAACGGGAAAAGGAGCTGCATTATCGAAGCGAGCAACTCAGTGTTTGGAGACCCGTGTCCAGGCACCTACAAGTACCTGGAGGTGGCCTACGACTGTCCGT tccaCAGTATCACATGTGAACATTCTTATGCAAACCTTCATTGTG ATGAAGGACACGTTATAGTCGTCCTGTCGGCTGAATACGGCCGCGATGACTCGACCACGTGCTCTTACAAACGTCCTCCCGCTCAGCTCAGTAACACCCAGTGCTCAATTCCCACCAGCAAAGTAGCCGAGAG CTGTAACGGCAGAAACAGCTGTTCCATCAAAGTAAGGAACTCTATGTTTGGAGACCCGTGTCCAGGCACCTACAAGTACCTGGAGGTGGTCTACACCTGCGAGA atGTGATTGAAGAAGACAATCcatga